The Lentzea guizhouensis genome contains a region encoding:
- a CDS encoding STAS domain-containing protein, whose protein sequence is MKQLQQRTTYVQSIPVVSLTGEIDMMSFAPVTSRLAALLDRKPPALVVDLREVRFFGSGGIRTLVETQNTADELGVRFGVVSDSRIVLRPLEMTAVDQLLLIFGSVDNAVTALANTR, encoded by the coding sequence ATGAAACAACTTCAACAGCGAACGACCTACGTCCAGTCCATCCCGGTCGTGTCTCTCACCGGCGAGATCGACATGATGTCCTTCGCACCGGTGACCAGCAGGCTTGCCGCACTGCTCGACCGAAAGCCGCCTGCGTTGGTCGTCGATCTGCGAGAAGTCCGCTTCTTCGGTTCCGGCGGCATCCGCACGCTGGTGGAGACCCAGAACACGGCCGACGAGCTCGGCGTCCGCTTCGGCGTGGTGAGCGACAGCAGGATCGTGTTGCGCCCGCTGGAGATGACCGCCGTCGACCAGCTGCTGCTCATCTTCGGCAGCGTCGACAACGCCGTGACGGCCCTGGCCAACACCCGCTGA
- a CDS encoding ATP-binding protein, producing the protein MLNDPLAEVRVTLTAEGGSCARARQVVREAATRWGLSEDLADDAQLVVTELVSNGIDHGEGPLTLTIRQRTAGMAVEVHDLSARQPQMRPVDPASARGRGMQLVQALSVRWGSTPDGRGKVVWAELEG; encoded by the coding sequence GTGCTGAACGACCCACTGGCAGAGGTGCGGGTGACCCTGACCGCCGAGGGCGGGTCGTGCGCGCGTGCCCGGCAGGTGGTCCGGGAGGCCGCCACGCGGTGGGGGCTGTCCGAGGACCTGGCCGACGACGCGCAGCTCGTGGTCACCGAGCTGGTGTCGAACGGGATCGACCACGGCGAGGGACCCCTGACGCTCACGATCAGGCAGCGGACCGCCGGGATGGCGGTCGAGGTGCACGACCTGTCGGCGCGGCAGCCGCAGATGCGGCCGGTGGACCCGGCGAGCGCGCGCGGGCGTGGGATGCAGCTGGTGCAGGCGCTGAGCGTGCGGTGGGGCTCCACGCCGGACGGACGGGGCAAAGTCGTCTGGGCGGAGTTGGAAGGCTGA
- a CDS encoding MFS transporter, which translates to MWLKVLRDRRLRVLFVGQVLNMFGNTALVIALGIWVLELTGSSGAAGVIFFLIAVPTLCAPFIGLLVDRFPRRKVLIWADLGACVLVSLLVFWPSVWLIYFVTLGYGVSAQVYRAARGGLVHSMVREDELGDVNSVFGALNQALRIVGPLAGAAVFAAFGGSAVAVLDAVTYLASIVSLLLLRGVPDLTRAPEREPIVPALLAGVRHIVATPALRRMVVAGAVAFTGAGMLNVAMFDLVTDGLGQPPEFLGVLGSVQGAGAVLGAVVVGRLMRRRGEFVTAAAGFLLNGAGLGLAATTTLAGVCAGAVLIGLGLPMILVAAVTLVQRRTPNEMQGRAIAASEAMVDLPYTVAIGVATVVIGSVGYLAIYVVQAAVFLAVGLVVLRIRDQVRQTA; encoded by the coding sequence ATGTGGTTGAAGGTGTTGCGGGACCGGCGCTTGCGGGTCCTGTTCGTCGGGCAGGTGCTGAACATGTTCGGCAACACCGCCCTCGTCATCGCGCTCGGCATCTGGGTGCTGGAGCTGACCGGGTCCAGCGGCGCGGCCGGGGTGATCTTCTTCCTGATCGCGGTGCCGACGCTGTGCGCGCCGTTCATCGGCCTGCTGGTGGACCGGTTCCCGCGCCGGAAGGTGTTGATCTGGGCGGATCTCGGTGCGTGCGTGCTGGTGAGTCTGCTGGTGTTCTGGCCGTCGGTGTGGCTGATCTACTTCGTCACGCTCGGGTACGGGGTGTCGGCGCAGGTCTACCGGGCCGCACGGGGCGGGCTCGTGCACTCGATGGTCCGCGAGGACGAGCTGGGTGACGTCAACTCGGTGTTCGGGGCGTTGAACCAGGCGCTGCGGATCGTGGGACCGCTTGCCGGGGCAGCGGTCTTCGCGGCGTTCGGCGGGTCGGCGGTCGCTGTGCTGGACGCCGTCACGTACCTCGCGTCGATCGTGTCGCTGTTGTTGCTGCGCGGGGTGCCGGACCTGACCAGGGCGCCGGAGCGGGAGCCGATCGTGCCCGCGTTGCTGGCCGGGGTGCGGCACATCGTGGCCACGCCGGCGTTGCGGCGGATGGTGGTCGCCGGTGCGGTGGCGTTCACCGGGGCCGGGATGCTCAACGTGGCGATGTTCGACCTCGTGACGGACGGGCTCGGGCAGCCACCGGAGTTCCTCGGTGTGCTGGGGTCGGTGCAGGGTGCCGGGGCGGTGCTCGGGGCGGTGGTGGTCGGGCGGTTGATGCGGCGGCGCGGGGAGTTCGTGACCGCGGCGGCCGGGTTCCTGTTGAACGGCGCGGGGCTGGGGCTCGCGGCGACCACGACGCTGGCCGGGGTGTGCGCCGGTGCGGTGCTGATCGGGCTGGGGCTGCCGATGATCCTGGTGGCCGCGGTGACCCTGGTGCAGCGCCGGACGCCGAACGAGATGCAGGGGCGGGCCATCGCGGCCTCCGAGGCGATGGTGGACCTGCCGTACACGGTGGCGATCGGTGTCGCCACCGTGGTCATCGGCTCGGTCGGGTACCTCGCGATCTACGTGGTGCAGGCGGCGGTGTTCCTCGCCGTCGGGCTCGTGGTGCTGCGCATCCGCGATCAGGTTCGCCAGACGGCGTAG
- a CDS encoding PP2C family protein-serine/threonine phosphatase, whose protein sequence is MSSTVGIDLDGWQRLVDGLREAVLVVDPAGAVRVRNAAAAERFPRLSLGEQFDVHVAGRRLDLGDGWSAWYFTDSALDHAHLRLAGGTSRETTLKTIVQLAAELLGEHCVAVVPATRDRLEWWRCGGGEPTVTRTPRRASVLTEVLTGTSTLTRITSLGDGSWGVPEDFGTALAVPLSVGGALVVVRRGDFTPNDVERVRLFGKHAAVALESSSKLTEQQRMIEVLRSSLLPLPLPEVRGVALASVYLPAHQRAKVGGDFYDVHPRTDGSATFALGDVCGHGLEAAVHSGRVRQSLQALSLVETNPVRLLHLLNTSLRATGSKLFTTIVVGELVPLATGGARLSLASGGHPSPLVLRADGTVHEVSAPGAIVGILADVRFSGEQVTLAPGDTLLLYSDGFTEARAHTDRTELFGEQRLKAVLKECKGLSAEEIARHCEEAVLKWLDADDHDDLALLAVQAL, encoded by the coding sequence ATGAGCAGCACCGTGGGCATCGACCTGGACGGCTGGCAGCGCCTGGTGGACGGGCTGCGCGAGGCCGTTCTCGTCGTCGACCCCGCCGGTGCCGTCCGCGTGCGCAACGCCGCGGCCGCCGAGCGGTTCCCCCGGCTGAGCCTCGGCGAGCAGTTCGACGTGCACGTCGCCGGCCGCCGGCTGGACCTCGGTGACGGCTGGAGTGCCTGGTACTTCACGGATTCCGCGCTCGACCACGCCCACCTGCGGCTGGCGGGCGGCACGTCGCGCGAGACGACGCTGAAGACCATCGTGCAGCTCGCCGCGGAGCTGCTGGGTGAGCACTGCGTGGCCGTCGTGCCCGCGACGCGCGACCGGCTGGAGTGGTGGCGGTGCGGCGGCGGTGAGCCGACGGTCACCCGCACGCCACGCCGGGCGTCGGTGCTGACCGAGGTGCTGACCGGCACGTCCACGTTGACCAGGATCACCTCTTTGGGTGACGGCAGCTGGGGTGTGCCGGAGGACTTCGGCACCGCGCTGGCCGTGCCGCTGAGCGTCGGCGGCGCTCTGGTCGTCGTCCGACGGGGTGATTTCACGCCGAACGACGTCGAGCGCGTGCGGCTGTTCGGCAAGCACGCGGCGGTGGCACTGGAGTCGTCGTCGAAGCTGACCGAGCAGCAGCGGATGATCGAGGTGCTGCGCTCGTCGCTGCTCCCGCTGCCGCTGCCGGAGGTCCGCGGTGTCGCGCTCGCGTCGGTCTACCTGCCCGCGCACCAGCGGGCGAAGGTCGGTGGCGACTTCTACGACGTGCACCCGCGCACGGACGGTTCCGCCACGTTCGCGCTGGGCGACGTCTGCGGCCACGGCCTGGAGGCGGCGGTCCACAGTGGCCGCGTGCGGCAGTCGCTGCAGGCGCTGTCCCTGGTCGAGACGAACCCGGTGCGGCTGCTGCACCTGCTGAACACCTCGTTGCGCGCCACCGGTTCCAAGCTCTTCACCACGATCGTCGTCGGCGAGCTGGTGCCGCTGGCCACCGGGGGAGCACGCCTGTCGCTCGCGTCCGGCGGGCACCCGTCGCCGTTGGTGCTGCGCGCGGACGGCACGGTGCACGAGGTCAGCGCACCGGGCGCGATCGTCGGCATCCTGGCCGACGTGCGGTTCAGCGGCGAGCAGGTGACGCTGGCGCCGGGCGACACGCTGCTGCTCTACAGCGACGGCTTCACCGAGGCTCGCGCGCACACCGACCGCACGGAGCTGTTCGGCGAGCAGCGGCTCAAGGCGGTGCTGAAGGAGTGCAAGGGGCTGTCGGCGGAGGAGATCGCGCGGCACTGCGAGGAGGCGGTGCTGAAGTGGCTCGACGCGGACGACCACGACGACCTGGCGCTGCTGGCCGTGCAAGCCCTGTAG
- a CDS encoding STAS domain-containing protein encodes MAEGTATMELNVGSEVQRGWRVVAVAGELDIDTVPVLSARLDADVTGKHAVLDLAQLQFMDSTGLALVLDWHRRLAEAGGQLRIAAVQAPVMRLFTLADVVGVLSLHETVGAAVQDAVESAR; translated from the coding sequence GTGGCGGAAGGAACGGCGACGATGGAGCTCAACGTCGGCAGCGAGGTCCAGCGGGGGTGGCGAGTGGTCGCCGTCGCCGGTGAGCTGGACATCGACACCGTGCCTGTGCTGTCCGCACGGCTGGACGCGGACGTGACCGGGAAGCACGCGGTGCTCGACCTGGCGCAGCTGCAGTTCATGGACTCGACGGGGCTGGCGCTGGTGCTGGACTGGCACCGGCGGCTGGCGGAGGCCGGTGGGCAGCTGCGGATCGCCGCCGTGCAGGCGCCGGTGATGCGGTTGTTCACCCTGGCGGACGTGGTCGGGGTGCTGAGCCTGCACGAGACGGTGGGGGCGGCGGTGCAGGACGCCGTGGAGAGTGCGCGGTAG
- a CDS encoding Ppx/GppA phosphatase family protein has translation MTVGVLDVGCFSAHLVVVERDLMRPLVSHKVRLRLDRELGADGSISQAGIDSLCAAVLAARKAAGDAPFLPFATSSVRDSANADEVMRKVSRRTGVELEVLSGKEEARLSYAAARHWFGWGAGPMIVLDVGGGTVELAAGAGAEPEVAVSLPLGARTLSRSGLGVRDMREEVRERIEAVFPRYDDARAVGCSKVFQQLARLAGDRRSASYATRQLRAKDLEKWIPRLAKLSVRERAALPGISRHRARQSLAGAVVAEALMRATGHDVVDISPWSTKEGLLLDLVERSRRVASAA, from the coding sequence ATGACGGTCGGGGTTCTGGACGTCGGGTGCTTCAGTGCACACCTGGTGGTCGTGGAACGTGACTTGATGCGCCCTCTGGTGTCCCACAAGGTCCGGCTGCGGCTGGACCGCGAGCTCGGTGCGGACGGCTCGATCAGCCAGGCCGGCATCGACTCGCTGTGCGCCGCCGTGCTGGCCGCGCGCAAGGCCGCCGGGGACGCGCCGTTCCTGCCGTTCGCCACCTCCAGCGTGCGCGACTCCGCGAACGCCGACGAGGTGATGCGCAAGGTGTCGCGGCGCACCGGTGTCGAGCTGGAAGTGTTGTCCGGCAAGGAAGAAGCCCGCCTGTCGTACGCGGCGGCGCGGCACTGGTTCGGCTGGGGCGCCGGTCCGATGATCGTGCTCGACGTCGGCGGCGGCACGGTGGAGCTCGCGGCCGGCGCCGGTGCCGAACCCGAGGTTGCGGTCTCGTTGCCTTTGGGGGCAAGGACTTTGAGCCGGTCCGGACTGGGCGTGCGGGACATGAGGGAAGAGGTGCGCGAGCGCATCGAGGCGGTTTTCCCGCGCTACGACGACGCTCGCGCTGTCGGATGTTCCAAGGTGTTCCAGCAGCTCGCCCGGCTGGCCGGCGACAGGCGCTCGGCCTCCTACGCCACGAGGCAGTTGCGGGCCAAGGACCTGGAGAAGTGGATTCCCCGGCTGGCCAAGCTCTCGGTGCGGGAACGTGCCGCGCTGCCGGGAATCTCCCGGCACCGGGCGCGGCAGTCGCTCGCGGGGGCGGTGGTGGCGGAGGCGTTGATGCGCGCCACCGGACATGACGTCGTGGACATCTCTCCGTGGTCCACCAAGGAGGGCTTGCTGCTGGACCTGGTCGAACGGTCGCGCCGGGTGGCGTCCGCCGCCTAG
- a CDS encoding DUF6480 family protein: MTADPDRTPGLEPGGGVQPGDTPPEAGQTSGLSHQEATPPKNLGRIAVVLIVIFAVLVAAMLITRAFLL, translated from the coding sequence ATGACAGCTGACCCAGACCGAACCCCCGGCCTCGAGCCCGGCGGTGGCGTGCAACCGGGAGACACCCCGCCGGAGGCCGGCCAGACCTCGGGTCTGTCCCACCAGGAGGCGACACCGCCCAAGAACCTGGGGCGGATCGCGGTCGTGCTGATCGTGATCTTCGCGGTGCTCGTCGCCGCGATGCTGATCACCAGGGCGTTCCTGCTCTGA
- a CDS encoding alkaline phosphatase family protein, which yields MSLAEVPSRLEDALRSAGRGVIVLAVDGLSSDVAKQTWLEAEISTLTSTVPSTSATAWLTALTGAPADVHRVPGTVYRNGSGLVHAITGTPPIPVLPTVLERHGATVLAREIDLLNGTWAQALLRGCNRVPAPAQHKLTAQAEDPPLLVANVVADLDKVLPDHSFLWTYVNIDDHVHRHGYDESVHEAMLRLDAHASRWAAAGWTVVAHSDHGQVPVAADPLLVEAWDAIVREECVIPSGGAGRVRWLYPKPDRLEAVFDRVARTLGASATVHHASELGLPQPETGPVVAVAASEAFPVPDPSARFEHGGLSRDEVDVPYAVWRT from the coding sequence ATGTCATTGGCAGAGGTGCCTTCCCGGCTCGAGGACGCCCTACGCAGCGCGGGACGAGGCGTCATCGTCCTCGCCGTGGACGGGCTCTCATCGGACGTGGCCAAACAAACCTGGCTCGAAGCCGAGATCTCCACCCTGACCTCCACGGTGCCCTCCACCTCCGCCACGGCCTGGCTGACCGCGCTCACCGGTGCCCCCGCCGACGTGCACCGCGTACCGGGCACGGTGTACCGCAACGGATCCGGCCTGGTGCACGCCATCACCGGCACACCGCCGATCCCGGTGCTGCCGACCGTTCTGGAACGACACGGCGCGACCGTGCTGGCCCGCGAGATCGACCTGCTGAACGGCACCTGGGCGCAGGCGCTGCTGCGAGGGTGCAACCGGGTACCCGCTCCGGCACAGCACAAACTCACCGCGCAGGCGGAGGACCCGCCGCTGCTGGTCGCGAACGTGGTGGCGGACCTGGACAAGGTCTTGCCCGACCACAGCTTCCTGTGGACCTACGTCAACATCGACGACCACGTGCACCGGCACGGCTACGACGAGTCGGTGCACGAGGCCATGCTCCGTCTGGACGCACACGCTTCCCGTTGGGCCGCAGCGGGTTGGACCGTTGTGGCGCACTCCGACCACGGCCAGGTCCCCGTCGCGGCCGACCCGCTGCTGGTCGAGGCGTGGGACGCGATCGTGCGCGAGGAGTGCGTGATCCCGTCCGGTGGCGCCGGCCGGGTGCGCTGGCTCTACCCGAAGCCGGACCGGCTGGAGGCGGTGTTCGACCGGGTCGCGCGGACGCTGGGCGCCAGCGCGACCGTGCACCACGCCTCAGAACTCGGCCTGCCCCAGCCGGAAACGGGTCCGGTGGTGGCCGTGGCGGCGTCGGAGGCCTTCCCGGTGCCCGATCCGTCCGCGCGGTTCGAGCACGGCGGCCTGAGCCGCGACGAGGTCGACGTGCCCTACGCCGTCTGGCGAACCTGA
- a CDS encoding HAMP domain-containing protein gives MTTANEETDATLDRVLSAMRDLRDGNFRRRLVVPGNGPVSALADVFNEIAERNQWLAGELGRVRQAVGQEGRLTERVAPAGTAGGWSLIADSVNGLVEDLVRPTTELSRVLAAVAEGDLTKRMSDQTLRGEFATLGSTVNGLVDQLSSFADEVTRVAREVGTEGRLGGQAKVPGVAGTWRDLTDNVNSMANNLTYQVRNIASVATAVANGDLTQKITVDVSGEMLELKNTLNTMVDQLSSFADEVTRVAREVGTDGKLGGQAKVPGVAGTWRDLTDNVNFMAENLTTQVRNIAQVTTAVAQGDLTQKITVDARGEILELKSTINTMVDQLSSFADEVTRVAREVGTDGRLGGQAQVPGVAGTWRDLTESVNVMANNLTTQVRNIAQVTTAVARGDLTQKITVDARGEILELKSTINTMVDQLSSFADEVTRVAREVGTEGRLGGQADVKGVSGTWKDLTDNVNFMANNLTNQVRNIAHVATAVANGDLSQKITVDARGEILELKSTLNTMVDQLSSFAEEVTRVAREVGTDGRLGGQARVQGVAGTWKDLTENVNLMADNLTNQVRNIAAVATAVATGDLSKKITVEAKGEVAALAETLNGMVDTLRAFGDEVTRVAREVGTEGILGGQARVSGVAGTWKDLTDSVNFMADNLTNQVRNIAQVTTAVAQGDLSKKIDVSARGEILELKTTINTMVDQLSSFADEVTRVAREVGTEGKLGGQAEVDGVAGTWSKLTDNVNQLASNLTTQVRAIAAVATAVTAGDLTRQITVDASGELAELKDNVNQMIANLKETTRANREQYWLKTNLARLSGLMQGHRDLRALASLIMSELTPLVSAHQGAFYQIQEDDDSKQTLELTATYGFRLDAARATRVEMGESLVGQSALEKKTILVTQVPAGYLTVSSALGLSAPVNLVILPVLFQGETLGVIELASLNEFTDVHLDLLDQLKENIGVNVNTMLANSRTDALLVESQRLTTELRAGSEELEDRARQLQTASKYKSEFMANMSHELRTPLNSLLILAKLLADNLDGNLNPKQVEFARTIHSSGSDLLQLINDILDLTKVEAGHMTLHEDRVRLDELVRYVETLCLPLTAEKNLEFSVRVDPNVPETLRTDEHRLQQILRNLLSNAVKFTHDGGIRLHVRMDDPSTVAFDVHDTGIGIPAEKLAVIFEAFQQADGTTSRKYGGTGLGLSISRELAQLLNGSLRVRSEPGIGSTFTLCLPLGKVISDTVVLPEPTPIVMPVPAVTPSGSMRFHGEKVLVVDDDLRNVFALTSVLELHGLEAIFADNGITGVRALEQYDDVAIVLMDIMMPELDGNATISAIRAMERYADLPVIAVTAKAMKGDREKSLASGATDYVTKPVDTEHLIRLIAYYLGVSAEA, from the coding sequence GTGACCACGGCCAACGAAGAGACGGACGCGACCCTCGATCGGGTTCTTTCGGCGATGCGGGACCTGCGCGACGGCAACTTCCGCCGCAGGCTCGTGGTGCCGGGAAACGGGCCGGTGTCGGCTCTCGCGGACGTGTTCAACGAGATCGCGGAACGCAACCAGTGGCTGGCCGGTGAGCTGGGCCGGGTCCGCCAGGCGGTGGGCCAGGAGGGCAGGCTGACCGAGCGGGTGGCGCCCGCGGGCACCGCCGGGGGCTGGTCGCTGATCGCCGACTCGGTGAACGGCCTGGTCGAGGACCTGGTGCGGCCGACGACCGAGCTGAGCCGGGTGCTCGCCGCGGTGGCCGAGGGCGACCTGACCAAGCGCATGTCCGACCAGACGCTGCGCGGTGAGTTCGCCACGCTCGGCTCGACGGTGAACGGCCTGGTCGACCAGCTGTCGTCGTTCGCCGACGAGGTCACCCGTGTCGCCCGCGAGGTGGGCACCGAGGGCCGGCTGGGCGGTCAGGCGAAGGTCCCCGGTGTGGCCGGCACCTGGCGCGACCTGACCGACAACGTCAACTCGATGGCGAACAACCTGACCTACCAGGTCCGCAACATCGCGAGCGTCGCGACCGCCGTGGCCAACGGCGACCTGACCCAGAAGATCACGGTCGACGTCTCCGGCGAGATGCTGGAGCTGAAGAACACGCTGAACACGATGGTCGACCAGCTGTCGTCGTTCGCCGACGAGGTCACCCGCGTCGCCCGCGAGGTCGGCACGGACGGCAAGCTCGGCGGTCAGGCGAAGGTGCCGGGCGTCGCGGGCACCTGGCGCGACCTCACCGACAACGTGAACTTCATGGCGGAGAACCTGACGACCCAGGTCCGCAACATCGCCCAGGTCACCACCGCCGTCGCGCAGGGCGACCTGACCCAGAAGATCACCGTCGACGCCCGCGGCGAGATCCTCGAACTCAAGTCGACCATCAACACCATGGTCGACCAGCTCTCCTCGTTCGCCGACGAGGTCACCCGCGTCGCCCGCGAGGTCGGCACCGACGGCCGGCTGGGCGGCCAGGCGCAGGTCCCCGGCGTCGCGGGCACCTGGCGCGACCTCACCGAGTCGGTGAACGTCATGGCGAACAACCTGACGACCCAGGTCCGCAACATCGCCCAGGTCACCACCGCCGTCGCGCGCGGCGACCTGACCCAGAAGATCACCGTCGACGCCCGCGGCGAGATCCTCGAACTCAAGTCGACCATCAACACCATGGTCGACCAGCTCTCCTCGTTCGCCGACGAGGTCACCCGCGTCGCCCGCGAGGTCGGCACCGAGGGCCGGCTGGGCGGCCAGGCCGACGTCAAGGGCGTGTCCGGCACGTGGAAGGACCTGACCGACAACGTCAACTTCATGGCGAACAACCTGACCAACCAGGTCCGCAACATCGCGCACGTCGCGACGGCGGTGGCCAACGGCGACCTGTCGCAGAAGATCACGGTCGACGCGCGCGGCGAGATCCTGGAGCTCAAGTCGACCCTGAACACCATGGTCGACCAGCTGTCGTCGTTCGCGGAGGAGGTCACCCGCGTCGCCCGCGAGGTCGGCACCGACGGCCGGCTGGGCGGCCAGGCCCGCGTGCAGGGCGTCGCCGGCACGTGGAAGGACCTGACCGAGAACGTCAACCTGATGGCGGACAACCTGACCAACCAGGTCCGCAACATCGCCGCCGTCGCCACCGCGGTCGCGACCGGCGACCTGTCGAAGAAGATCACCGTCGAGGCGAAGGGCGAGGTCGCGGCCCTCGCCGAGACGCTGAACGGCATGGTCGACACGCTGCGCGCGTTCGGCGACGAGGTCACCCGCGTCGCCCGTGAGGTCGGCACCGAGGGCATCCTCGGTGGTCAGGCGCGCGTGTCGGGTGTGGCGGGCACGTGGAAGGACCTCACCGACTCGGTGAACTTCATGGCGGACAACCTGACCAACCAGGTCCGCAACATCGCCCAGGTCACCACCGCCGTGGCGCAGGGCGACCTGTCGAAGAAGATCGACGTCTCCGCGCGCGGCGAGATCCTGGAGCTCAAGACCACGATCAACACGATGGTGGACCAGCTGTCGTCGTTCGCCGACGAGGTCACGCGTGTCGCGCGCGAGGTCGGCACCGAGGGCAAGCTCGGCGGCCAGGCCGAGGTCGACGGCGTGGCCGGCACGTGGTCGAAGCTGACCGACAACGTGAACCAGCTCGCCTCGAACCTCACCACCCAGGTCCGCGCGATCGCCGCCGTCGCCACCGCCGTGACCGCGGGTGACCTGACCAGGCAGATCACCGTCGACGCGTCCGGCGAGCTCGCCGAGCTCAAGGACAACGTCAACCAGATGATCGCGAACCTGAAGGAGACGACCCGCGCGAACCGCGAGCAGTACTGGCTGAAGACGAACCTGGCCAGGCTGTCCGGTCTGATGCAGGGTCACCGCGACCTGCGGGCACTGGCGTCGTTGATCATGAGCGAGCTGACGCCGCTGGTCAGCGCGCACCAGGGCGCGTTCTACCAGATCCAGGAGGACGACGACAGCAAGCAGACGCTGGAGCTGACGGCGACCTACGGCTTCCGCCTGGACGCGGCGCGCGCGACCAGGGTGGAGATGGGCGAGTCGCTCGTCGGCCAGTCCGCGCTGGAGAAGAAGACGATCCTGGTCACCCAGGTCCCGGCGGGCTACCTGACCGTGTCGTCCGCGCTGGGCTTGTCGGCGCCGGTCAACCTGGTCATCCTGCCGGTCCTCTTCCAGGGCGAGACCCTGGGCGTGATCGAGCTGGCGTCGCTGAACGAGTTCACCGACGTCCACCTCGACCTGCTCGACCAGCTCAAGGAGAACATCGGCGTCAACGTGAACACGATGCTCGCCAACTCGCGCACCGACGCCCTGCTGGTCGAGTCGCAGCGCCTCACCACCGAGCTGCGCGCGGGTTCGGAGGAGCTCGAGGACCGCGCCCGCCAGCTGCAGACCGCCTCGAAGTACAAGTCCGAGTTCATGGCGAACATGTCCCACGAGCTGCGCACTCCGCTGAACTCGCTGCTCATCCTCGCCAAGCTGCTCGCGGACAACCTCGACGGCAACCTCAACCCCAAGCAGGTCGAGTTCGCCCGCACGATCCACTCCTCCGGCTCGGACCTGCTGCAGCTCATCAACGACATCCTCGACCTCACCAAGGTCGAGGCGGGCCACATGACTCTGCACGAGGACCGGGTCAGGCTGGACGAGCTCGTCCGCTACGTCGAGACGCTCTGCCTGCCGCTGACCGCCGAGAAGAACCTCGAGTTCTCCGTCCGGGTGGACCCGAACGTGCCGGAGACCCTGCGCACCGACGAGCACCGCCTGCAGCAGATCCTCCGCAACCTGCTGTCGAACGCCGTGAAGTTCACCCATGACGGTGGTATCCGCCTGCACGTGCGGATGGACGACCCCTCGACCGTGGCGTTCGACGTCCACGACACGGGCATCGGCATCCCCGCGGAGAAGCTGGCCGTCATCTTCGAGGCCTTCCAGCAGGCCGACGGCACCACGTCCCGCAAGTACGGCGGCACCGGCCTGGGCCTGTCCATCAGCCGTGAGCTCGCCCAGCTGCTGAACGGCTCGCTGCGCGTGCGCTCCGAACCGGGCATCGGCTCGACCTTCACCCTCTGCCTGCCGCTCGGCAAGGTCATCTCGGACACCGTCGTCCTGCCGGAACCGACCCCGATCGTGATGCCGGTGCCCGCGGTGACACCGTCCGGCTCGATGCGGTTCCACGGCGAGAAGGTGCTGGTCGTGGACGATGACCTGCGCAACGTGTTCGCCCTGACCTCAGTGCTGGAGCTGCACGGTCTCGAGGCGATCTTCGCGGACAACGGCATCACGGGCGTACGCGCGTTGGAGCAGTACGACGACGTGGCGATCGTTCTGATGGACATCATGATGCCGGAACTGGACGGCAACGCGACGATCTCCGCCATCCGCGCGATGGAACGCTATGCGGACCTGCCTGTGATCGCCGTCACGGCGAAGGCGATGAAGGGTGACCGGGAGAAGTCGCTGGCGTCGGGAGCTACGGACTACGTGACCAAGCCGGTGGACACCGAGCACCTGATCCGGTTGATCGCGTACTACCTCGGGGTGTCGGCGGAGGCCTGA